The genomic window GAAGTACTAGGTGCAGACGGTAAAGTTGCGACTCCAAAGTCAGCAATACAATGGGGAAGATTCATTACTGCAGTGATCAATTTCATCATCATCGCTTGGGTGATGTTTATGATTGTTAAATCAGCAAATAAAATGAAAGAACCACCTCCGGCAGCTCCAGCGGGACCTACTCAGGAAGAGTTACTCACTCAAATCAGAGATTTGCTGAAGAGATAATGAGTTTTTTACCAAAATTTATCAGCCGCAGTAATTTTTTTATTGCGGCTTTTTTTTTTGTTCAAAATTCAATTCTAAATAAATTGGGTAATAAGGATTTATTACTTTATAAATGTTGAATATTGGGCGGCGGAATTGTTTTCTAATAAATCTTCAGCAGCAAAAATTGGTTTTAATCCCTTAAAAAAATGCGTTTGATTCTTGGAGATATGCCGCAGAGAATTTCATAGGGTATCGTTTGTACGGCTAAAGCCAATTGTTGCACTGGGCGATTTTTACCAAAAATTTCAACACTCATTCCTATATGTGCATCCTTCACCTCACTGATATCAATCATGCACATATCCATGCAAACAATTCCAAGAATGGGACATTCAATACCTGAGACCAACACTCGAAAACCATTCATTCCTGCATTGCGAGGAAGACCATCAGCATATCCTACACTGATGATCGCTATTTGCATATCCCGCTCACATTGGTAGCTGCGGTTATAACTGACCGTGTCTCCTTGTTGCAATGATTTTATCTGGCTGATTTTAGCCTTCAGACAATGTGAAGCTTCCATTTGCTCTCTTATTTCTGCCGAGCTGTCAAGGCCATAAAGACCAATGCCAATGCGGACCATATCTGCTTGCGCATCAGGCCACCTGGCAATACCTGAGCTGCTCAATGAATGGATCAATACTTTATATCCCAAAGTCTGTTGGATGTTTTCACAGATCAAGCCAAATTCCGACAATTGTTGAGCGGTAAACTCATCAAAAGCTTTCTGATCGCTGGCAGATAAATGTGTAAAGATTGATTTGACTTTCAGTTTACTTCCATTCTTTTGAAGCCATCGACACAGTAGATCAATATCATCTGGACCAAACCCCAATCTGTGCATTCCGGTGTCGATTTTCAGATGGATGTCAGTCGGCTCAGTGAGTTCTAAGATTTTTTCAAGATCTTGACATTGTTCCATGCAGTAAATCTCAGGCTCCAGGCTGTTTTCTTTCAATATTAGGAAATTCCCTATACCACAATTCATGACCAGAACCGGCAGTCGAATCCCCTTCTCTCTCAACAATATCCCTTCATCAGGATAGGCGACAGCAAGATAGTCGACAGACTTAAATTCCATCAGTCGTGCGATTTCATAGTGGCCACTGCCGTATGATGCTGCTTTCACTACAGCCATGATCTTGGTATCTGCTTTGATGATACTTTTATAGAACTGAAGATTGTGTTCTATTGCTTTAAGGTCTATTTCCAAAATGGCGTCATGTCTCGACGCTGAATAATCTTCAAAAAATCTCTCCAGCTTGAATTTACGAGCACCTTTGATCAAGATAATTTCTCCCTGGAATCGTAACTGACTGATTTGATCCAAGAGGGTTTCAGTATCGTTAAAATGGTAAAATTGGCTTTGCTCCGGTATCCAGTTTCTCAACTCCTGAATGGCCGAACCAATGCAAACTACTTTTTTTACCTGAAAGAGTCGGATCAGTTCTCCGAGCTCCCTGAATAATCTCTCGTCATGATGGTGTTGTGCAAAATCAGAAATGACGATCGTTCTGGAATATCGAAGGCTTTGCTGATCCATAAATTGCAAGCCAAGTTTCAGGGACTGGAGATCCAGGATATAGCTGTCGTTGATCAACAAACAGTCATTGAGACCTTCCTTCAATTCCATTCGCATACTCAACTGGTGCAAATCAGAAAGTCCTTGCTGGATATCCTCATGTCTCAGCCCCAGATAAGTACAAGTGAGGATGAGGTGAATTGCGTTTTCAGCCGCGAATGAATCTCGATGTGGCAGTTGATACACCGACAGATCAGATCCGTGTCTTACATAGATTTCTGTATTGTCTTCCTGAATTTTGAGTGCAAGTTGATACTCTGCCTCATCAGGCTGAAAATTCCAGTTGATCCATTTGGTTTTTAGATGTTGGATTGCTGTGGCGACGTGGGGATCTTTTTTTGTAATGAGTACTTGACAGCTATTGAACAAGGTCATTTTTTCCCGCCATTTTTGTTCTCTGGACTCAA from Saprospiraceae bacterium includes these protein-coding regions:
- a CDS encoding bifunctional UDP-N-acetylmuramoyl-tripeptide:D-alanyl-D-alanine ligase/alanine racemase, yielding MNYNLESLANIFGCAKPVAQKQRSITQVSIDSRYITDPASTIFIALSGTHTDGHHFIPELIDLGVRTFLVDREMLSGNPEVIFFQVDNVLGSLQTWAAFHRKQFQIPIIGITGSNGKTILKEWLSEILSRHYKICKSPKSYNSQLGVALSVLQLDSYHEIGIFEAGISRPGEMTKLLDIIRPTVGVLTNVGDAHDLGFESREQKWREKMTLFNSCQVLITKKDPHVATAIQHLKTKWINWNFQPDEAEYQLALKIQEDNTEIYVRHGSDLSVYQLPHRDSFAAENAIHLILTCTYLGLRHEDIQQGLSDLHQLSMRMELKEGLNDCLLINDSYILDLQSLKLGLQFMDQQSLRYSRTIVISDFAQHHHDERLFRELGELIRLFQVKKVVCIGSAIQELRNWIPEQSQFYHFNDTETLLDQISQLRFQGEIILIKGARKFKLERFFEDYSASRHDAILEIDLKAIEHNLQFYKSIIKADTKIMAVVKAASYGSGHYEIARLMEFKSVDYLAVAYPDEGILLREKGIRLPVLVMNCGIGNFLILKENSLEPEIYCMEQCQDLEKILELTEPTDIHLKIDTGMHRLGFGPDDIDLLCRWLQKNGSKLKVKSIFTHLSASDQKAFDEFTAQQLSEFGLICENIQQTLGYKVLIHSLSSSGIARWPDAQADMVRIGIGLYGLDSSAEIREQMEASHCLKAKISQIKSLQQGDTVSYNRSYQCERDMQIAIISVGYADGLPRNAGMNGFRVLVSGIECPILGIVCMDMCMIDISEVKDAHIGMSVEIFGKNRPVQQLALAVQTIPYEILCGISPRIKRIFLRD
- the mscL gene encoding large conductance mechanosensitive channel protein MscL, producing the protein MFKEFKDFAMKGNLIDIAVGLVMATAFGTIVAAFVDGMFMPIVGKIFQLGDMAKAEYVLSPEVLGADGKVATPKSAIQWGRFITAVINFIIIAWVMFMIVKSANKMKEPPPAAPAGPTQEELLTQIRDLLKR